Genomic DNA from Alicyclobacillus fastidiosus:
TGTCCTGCCATTCAATCGCAAACTGAGCATCTTTAGACAGCCTCAGTGCTGCCAGATTGGAGCCGTTGTCCACCTCTTCGATACAATACACAATGGGTCCACGTTGCAGCGCAATTTGCTCTTGATTCATTGTCACTAACGGATTGCTCCTGATTTTTTCAACGGGCATGTCTAGCAGTAGTCTCAGTTGATCCCCATCCTGCCAGGTTCTCTCGACAATTACGTAACCATTGAAGAGTGACTCCATGGACAATTCTTCGCCATTTAACTGTAATGTGGCTCGTTTACACCATCCAGGGACACGCAATCCTAATCCAAACTTAGTTAGAGCGGTTGTTTGAATGTCAATTTGGATATCTCCCCGCCATGGGTAATCGTGCTGTTGCGAGATCCGAATTGTCTCGTTCCCAATCTTCGTCTCCATCTCGCTCGCAATATAGAGGTGCATAAAAATGGTGTCGCTTGACCGTGTATACACATGGTCTTCAATGGAAGCGATCATTCGAGCTAGGTTTGGCGGACAGCACGCGCAGGAAAACCATTGTTGACGCTCGCTCTTCACGTGGCTCTGATCCTTTCGACTCTTCTGATGCCGGTTGATTTCTAAAGGATTTACATAGAAAAAACGCTTACCATCTAAGTCCATTCCACTTAACGTTCCATTATAAATGGCGCGCTCTAACACGTCAGCATATTTACCATGCACTTCGAGTCGCAGCATTCGATTCGCCCAAAACGCCAACCCAACGGAGGCGCATGTTTCACAATACATGGAGTCGTTAGGCAGATCATAAGGCGCTGTGAAGGCTTCACCGTTTAACGTCGATCCGATTCCACCACTGATATACATTTTTCGATTCGTAACATCGTCCCACAGGCGTTCACACGCTTCTTTAAGGGATTCGTCATTTTTCCTGGCTGCCAAGTCCGCCATGGCGATGTACATATACATAGCTCTGACCGCGTGGCCCACAGCTTCTGTCTGCTCACGCACCGGTCGATGAGCTTGCTGATACTCGTAACCCAAACCAAAGTTGACATTTTCCTCAGAATTCCACGTGAGGGCTGTGTCAATCGTTGCTCGGCGTACTCTTTCCTCTTCAAAATAACAGGGTGTACCACCGCGTTGGTTAATGAAAAATTCCGCCAACTTTAAATAGCGTTCATTCTGAGTTACATCAAATAACTTAACGAGCGCCAATTCTATCTCTTGATGTCCAGGATACCCTTTTAACTTATTCGGCTCGGCGCCGAACGTGCACTCGATTAAATCGGCATATTTCTTTACGATATCCAGGAATTTCGTCTTTCCTGTCGCTTCGTAATAGGCAACCGCCGCTTCAATGAAATGTCCTGCGCTATAAAGCTCGTGATTATCGCGCAAATTGGTCCAACGATTTTGGGGTCCCTTTAAGAGATAATACGTATTGAGGTAGCCGTCATTTGCCTGCGCCATTCCCAAGAGCTCAATCACTTCGTCAGCTCTTCGCTCGAGCTCTGTATTCGGGAAGTTGCGTAGACTATAGGCGACCGTTTCTAACCACTTGGCTACGTCACTATCTTGAAAAACAGTACCATAATATTCGCCACTAGAGATCCCAGCTGCAATTCTAAAATTCTCAATAGCATGACTTGGTTCAAGGTCCGCCAGTTCATCATTTAGCGCTTGCCACTGATAGGGGATGACTTCCGATTCAACCACTTTTTTATAGCCGCCCCAAAATCGATCCTTCACTTTCACATGCTTAATCGGTTCATACACCTTCATGACCATCCCCCCAGGATTACCACTTTTCCACACTTCTTGGGACAACGCTTACAAACGATCTTGAAAATGATAAAATCTTCGGTGTACATCACTCATATTGACATTAAGTTAACACGTGAACCGGACTTCAAATAGGGTCGCTTACAACCATGTTTCCCGAAATTTCACACTGGAAGGAGTGCAGAATGTATGAACAAACACGCTTATCTCTCATTCTTAGCCCCTCCATTTCCCTATTTCGTCGAGGGGAATCTGACTCAATACAATATAGGTGACTTACACCCCAATCGTAGAAATCTTGAGTATTTCGATATCATTATGGTGAAAGAAGGTACCCTGTTTTTGGGCGAGGAAAACCACACTTGGAGCTTAACCCCGGGGGAAGTACTTATCTTGGAGCCGAACAAACACCATTATCCTGTCCATGCATGTGAGGAGCAAACGTCCTTTTATTGGCTGCATTTCCACACAAAAAACGAATGGCGTGAACAAACACAATCTCTGGAAATCGAATCTGAAACGAATGTGCCAAGACTACACTTTTACTCAGATTACTACACGATCCACTTGCCGAAATGGCAAACTTTCCCTGACTCAGAGGAACTCTTTTCAAAGATGGAATTTCTACTCCGATCAACAACAAGGCCACGTTCGCTTTCCTTTTGGGAAACACAACAGAATTTTATGGAGATTTTGCAGTTCATTGAACAACGAAATGCGTATCATGACAGTGGTATTAGACTCGCCGAGCTGGTTGAAATCTATATTAAGCAAAATTTCCGAGAGACCATTACAAACCAGACGTTATCCAAACACTTTCACGTACATGAGAATTATTTAGCGCGTAGTATGAAGAAAGTTTTCCAGTGCACACCCCTACAGTACTTGACCAAGTATCGTCTTAACCAAGCACGTCGATTGCTTCTAAAAACGGACTCACCATTAACCCAAATCTCAGACGAAAGCGGCTTTACGGACTACAAGTACTTCTCGAGTTGTTTCCGCAAAGAAGTTGGATTGTCTCCCTCTCAATTCCGAAAACGATATCGGCACATCGAAGATTAGACTGACAACATCAATGGTTTGCTCGGCACTATATCACCTCATTTAGGCAAAACAAAAACCCGCCGGAGCGGGCTACTTCTGTTATTTTCGTCTATACACTGGGTTTACCAGGAACGGCTCAATCTCATCATCTTCGTAATAGATATCCCAATAGTCTGATACATCAATAAACCTGGCTACTTGGTCATATTGTGCTGTATTGTAATTCGCGACAGATGTACCACAGTGATATCTGAAGATGTGATACAAGTATTGTGTAAACGGGTCCAGGTCTATAAGATACGAACGCACTGTATGAACGCTCGGATATCCATCAAAACCTCTGATTTGAACACAGGACTCTCCTAAAAACGTATCCTTTTTCGGATCGATTCCCTTAAACAAGCTTTTGATTCGTTCAACGCGATCTGACATGATATCACCCCTTATATGGGTACGTGATATTCCATGAATAATACCTGCTCCATATCTCGCGACTTCTGAAAAATATAGGAAGTTTACTTCCGATTATCTAACGAATGTCCTTGCGAAGCTTTTCGAACGCAACAAATACCTGACAATGATTAGCATCCCAACATATCCAATAACATTAGGAATGACATCTAGGTGTTTTCTAATCGGCCAGTGTTCAACCATGGATTTGCACGCGACCCAACACCAGAAACGAGTCTGGTGCACTACTCATTTCGGGAATGCTGGTTTCAACACCGCCGTTGATTCTTCGAGAATGAAATGCGAGTTGCAGACCGCATTTTCTTGTGCAACTGAATCGAACAGTCCGCTCCCACTATCTCTCACTCAGAAAACCAACGTCGGGTGTCCAATCCGGCGTGATACTTTCACCGAGAAGCATGACCCTCCAGTTTGCATTACAGAATTAATATGACCCAGCACAGCTGCCTGTGTATCCTCCACCGTAAGTAATGAGAAGGATGAATATAGTGGACGTTCTGTTTGCTTTGAGCACAGTCCGGAAATAATAAACGTAAGGTTCAACGTTTTGGGGGGATACAATTGGCAATCGTTATTGGGACTGTTGTCGCTTGGATTGCGGTAACAGTTTTTTGTCTTATTCCAAAGAAACTTACGCCGTTCGGGATGATATTCCTCTTTTTTACTGATACGGTGCTCGAGCTCGGTACGTTTTCTCCCTTGCACGTAAACTTGAAGCTCGTCCAAGTCAGCCCTGGTGTTGACAATGCTGTTGCGGACCTAATGTTTCGGTATATTGAGCTTCCCTTATTGCTGGTGGCGACGTCAAATCTCTTACTGCATTCAAGCAAAATAGTCAAGTGGGCTGGCGTTACGGCCATTGTCCTGTTTACACTAGTTGTCCAATTGTTTCTAGTCTGGCAGGGGATGCTCATCTTTCATAATTGGAACATCCTGTACTCCGCTATATACATGTGTGTATTTGTAGCATTTTCCAGGGTAATGTCCTGGGTAATCACGAGAACGTCCCCGAGCGAGGCATTGTAAAATGGTTGTTTATGATCATTCATTTAACCATAACGAGTGGTCCGTCATGATTGGTTTATGTATTGGACTGTTTCTAGTCTTTGTTTTACCAAAACGGTTTCCTACAAGAGCTTCTTTCGTATTTTTCATGTGTGGTGTGTACAGTGGCTTCTTCTTCGACAACTCGTTAAGTATTCAACCCGTTAGCTTTTATGACACGATGGATACATCAGTGTATCAGGTGATGGATTATATATTGTACTTTGCATATGGACCCATCAGTTACTTGTTTTTTTACGTATGGGATTACATGAGGCTTAAGTCCAGAGCACTTCCATTGTATTTATTCATTTGGGTGTTGATTGCGATGAGCGTTGAATGGATAGGCACATTATTTGGTGTCTTTCATTATCGGCATGGTTATAAAATTGAATACTCCATGCCGATCTATCTGGTAATATTTTGTCTTTGGGCTATGCTGTATCGTTATTACCAGATTCTTATCGTCAAAGGTAAGCAAAACCTTCACTAAAAACAATTTTTAGATCATCGTCGAACTGCCCTTTCGTGCAATAACATAAATTATCCATGCAACATAATACCGGGCTCCAACAAATCAGTCAGTTTGTTAATTAGGGAATATCGTCATCCGAGAAAAGGAAATCATGTTTTAAATGTTCTAATGCTTTTAGGGGGCGGATGTCTCACAAGTGGATTACAAGAATATTTATGAAGCCACCAAGCGATTTTGTGACGTAAGAATGAATCACCAGCTTTCATCATGCCTTGTTCTCATTTCTCTGGTGGTTGCTGCTGGTCTTCTCGTAGCTGACGTCTCGGATATATTGTCTTCATGTTAGTGTTTCAATACTGTTCGACGTGAAGTCGTTTATTTTTGCAATTTTTATTGTAATGGTGTTCGTTTCCATGGCGCTCGCATTTGTAATCGAACCATTATTTATGCGAGTACAATACAATCCTTTGTCGCGGGAATACGTCTATTCGTTTTCAGCGTACATATTTATGGCTATGTTTCGGATTAATGGCGAAATTACAAGAACATTCCATAGAGCCACTTCATCGGTAACAAACGTCCTTGTCCTTATGGTCGCTTCGCCCCATTCCGAAATGCACGGATTGACATACGATACATATCGGTGAAACAGTCATGACGTATGGGGGTGGGATATTTGGCGAAACACCGAACGCACCGTTCAAAACAGCCCTCCCGAAATGGTAAATCACGGAATGAAACGGACGGTAATACCGAGGCAAACACCAATACATCGGTAACGCGCATCAATACCTTCGTCAACCAGCGGAACACTCAGTTACTGTAATTAACACCATTGTGACCGTCGCCAGCATAGCAGTCGCGTTGCAGGCAATGAGACGTGGGAAAACATTAACGACATGGATGATCAGCCCAATAACCATACATAAACGTAATGAACAAGCAGGCAGCATAAGCCGACTGCCCATTTGTCAAATTGATGAAGCGTGTTTTTCCGCACCGTTCGGTACGTCTGCTCACTTCTGCGGCGGGCCTCCCACACGTTGTATTTCTGCCCCTGCACATACCGACTCCACAGAAACTCATCCCACTCAGGATGCCGCAACTGCATTTTTACAACGCATTGTCGATGGGACGCTTTCTCGCCTCGAAGACAGTCAGATCCTCACGGGCCTGAGCCACCTTGCGAAACCGACACTCCGCTTGCCTCTCTGAGTTCCGTAAGTTTAACGGGTTCCTCAAGATGTCGCTCGGTGACCATCACGTACGCGTCCTCAACCGCCCTGGCTTCCGCGACATCGTCAAACCGAGCATATCGCATCTAGTCGAGTGGTAATTGGACTGACGACACATGGAACCTTAATCGCAGGAAATTACACCATACCCCAGTTCAACTCGATGGATGTATCCGAAGTTACGAATGCGGTATGAGCCATACACCCCATTTACGGCCTTCGCAGCATCCGTCTTCCGTCACTGCCGGAGCATAAGTAGCGTCTCTAAGATCTAATCCTAACGCAAGGAAAATTCCCATCCATAGGCGACCTCACTCAGGGTCTGGGCTCCTATTTCACTGCTCTTCTCGTCTACGATCTGTCCGCCCATGGATTCGTAAAAACGGCATGCAGGGTTGTCGGTGAGCACCCAAATCAACATCTCGTGAAAGTGATGGTGAATCAGATGGGAGACAACGCTGTGAAAGAGTTGTTTCCCAATTCCCTTTCGTTGATACGCTTCAAGGAGATAAATCGCATACAGTTCCCCATCGTACACTGAGTGGCCAGAACGTTCTGGACCGCCGTCTGCAAAGCCAATGATTTGCCCTTTGTTATCTTCAGCGACAAACATAACGTATGTAGATGAATGATCTTGAAGTCGGTTCTGCCACCGCTCTTCGCTTTGAGCGTAGGACAAACTTGCCAGAAAGTCGTCGTTCACGATTCCTCGATAGGTGGTCCTCCAACTGTCGACGTGAACTCTTGCAACTCCAGTTGCATCGTCGAGAGTCGCCCTCCGAATGATCCAATTCGAATACATGCCAACACCTCCAAATCCTCGTTTCCATCGAGGGCATGCTCGTCAGTTCAAGAATGGTTCTTGGCCACAGCCCTGTGGATTCAAGATGTTTACTTCGTGCATATTCAACAAGTTATGACACGCTCGCAGTTCATTCTGGGACTTGTCGTTTTTGAGGCTCCGTCTCGTCTTGCGCAATTTTCAATACGTTTAGATGGTGGTCCCCACGCTTAGCTTCCAAAAGAAGCTGTACCATCGCGTCAAACGGGTCCTGGGAAATCACCCCGAGGATCGCTGCTCAGACTTTCTTGTGGACAAATTCACGATAACCTAAGAAACCTTCTTTGCTGTAAAAATTTCTAGCAACTTCATTCTCCACCCAGTAGTCCAACTCTACTGAATCCATTCCCTCAGTCCGTGCTAGCTCATAGATGTGGTTCATGAAAGCTGTCCCGTATCCACGTCGCCTTTGGTGACCCACGACGCATAATTGATGGACAAAAGCCGTGGTTCGTTGTTTTGTGAATGCGGTTTGCGGATACATCTTCATCTCAATCCATGCGTAACCCAACGCTTCCTGATCGTCTTCCAATAGAAGAAAAACAAAGGACTCATTCTGCACCAATTCCTGAAACGCATCGCGGATCGCTTCAAAGGTATATTCCGTAAAATACTGCGGATATAACGCAACGTGTAATTCGTGTATGGGCTGATTTAGTTGTGCAATCAATTCAAAATCGGTCGTCCGAGTAATTTTCACGCTTGCCCTTCCCTCCTATCCTGAAACATGTTCAATCGAACTTGCGTATTGATGGAATCATCATGATCCCGATGGCTACGCAGATCATGAAAGTCCCCTCGATCAGCATGGTTTGGACGCCACCGATCTTTGTGGCGAGCCATCCACTAACCACATTGCCGAATGGCAACAAAGTCCATGACCCAAAAAGGTCAAGACTTGCTACGCGGCCGTACGTTTCGGCTGGGACCAATTCTTGCAAACTACTCTCCCAAACTAACATGAATATCATGATTACTCCGTTCGCCAGCACCATCAGCCGCATTAGCTCGATTGTGGAATGAACAAGCGCAAGAAACAATAATGCAACGGCATTGAGGATGATGCCACCGTATGCGGTGTATCCTCGACGACGATGCGCCTTTTTTCGGCCGAAAAAAGGCGCAACAACGATAGCCCCGAGCCCAGCCGCACTATTGACCAGCCCATAACTTGTATCCGGGAGATGTAAATGGACAGTAATCAGCCACGGCAGAAGAATCGCAGTCAGTCCTGTACTTGCAATATTGATCAACGCGAATGCCGAGATCGTAATCCATAACCACGAGTGTTTTCGTAGTTCAAGCAATCCCCCCACCAGGTCATGTAGAAAACCGCGAAGGATCGAATGTGAGTTCGGTGGCTCATGATCAACTCTTGGGATTTTCAAGAACATCAGCATAATGGCTGAGACACATAGCATGACTGCATCCAGTCCCAATCCAGCCCCGATGGAAATATATCCGACCGTGATGCCCCCGAGCGTTGGTCCTACTAAGCGAGCGAATTCCTGACTGACTTGCATGAACGACTAGGCGGCATTGCGAATGTCTTCGGTAAATATCTGACGCGTGCGGCCGCATATGCCGGTTGAAACAGAGCGTCCATCACAGCGTAGGCAATGACAAAAATCGGAATCGCTGCGATAGATAGGTGATCTAACAGACTTAGTGCGGCGAGTGCCACAACCAGTAAACACCGCATGGACTCGGTGATCATCATCAATGTTGAACGAGAGACTTTGTCGACGATCACGCCGGAAAAGGGGAGCAGGATGACTTGCGGAAGCATAAGGAGCCCCATGATCCATCCCATGTCCAAGGTTGAATTGCTAATGGCGTAAACAGACAGTGGAAGGACAACCCACTAAACTCCATCTCCAAATTGAGATAGCGTCTGCACACTCCACACCACCGGAAAATTGCGGGATTTCCGAAATGGTTCCACGAAGCTTCGAATCGATGAAGCTCCTTCCAAGCCTTTGCCGGAAACCATAGCATGAATTGGAAATTTAATCAATATGTCTCTTGAACAAGAAAAAACCGTGGTCTCTTCAACCACGGTCGTATATCAAGATCAATACCTGTCGTCAGTTCTTGGCACTAACTTGGTAGCGCAGTTTGGACCCTTTTTGTTCGCGATTCCGCAAGTCCATCTCAATTTGTTCGAGGCTTCTTCCCTTCGTCTCCGACACGTATTTCCCGACGAAGATGATAGATAAAACGCCAACCAAGCCGTAGCTGATGAACAGCGCACTAATACCGAATTTCGCCAGCAAAGCTGGGAATGTCAAGGATACCACTAGGTTAGCCGCCCAATTGAATACGGCGCCAATACCCATTCCAGCACCACGAATGCTGAGCGGGAAGATCTCGGACAGCATCACCCACACAACAGGTCCCCAACTGATGGAGAAGAACGAAATGTAAGCCGCCAGGCAGACCAGCGTCGTCCACCCCGCTGCAGCCGTTCCATGTGCCATCGAATTGACCAGACCCAGGATAATCAGTGAAAGAGACATACCGATGTTGCCGATGATGAGTAAGGGCTTACGTCCGACCTTATCAATCAGGCGAATCGCGACAACCGTCATGATGACCTCGACGGATCCGATTCCGATGGTTCCCAAAATAGCCGCGGAGACACCTAATCCGACCTCGGTAAACGTCGTAGGTGCATAGTAAATCACGGTGTTGCAACCGATGAATTGTTGAAATACAGCGAGGCCGATTCCGACGCCGATGGCTGGCCGTACCCAGCGCGCCTTCAAATCGCTCCATCCACCATGTTCCTTGCGGTTGGCCTCCTTGATCTCGGCGATCTCCTGATCAACACCAACGCCATTACGAAGCCGTGTGAGGACTAGGCGAGCTTGCGACTCGTCTCCCCTTTTCATCAGCCAGCGCGGACTCTCTGGCAAAAAGAGCATACCAATGAAGAGAATTGCCCCAGGAACAAACGCAAGACCGAGCATCCACCGCCAGCCGTCGATGCCACTGAACGCATAGTTGATAATGTAGGCGATCAGAATGCCGATCACGATCATCAACTGGTTCAGACTGGACAACGCGCCACGGATCTCAGTTGGAGCCATCTCAGACAGATACATGGGCACCATCGTCGAGGCACCACCGACAGCCAGACCGAGGACGACGCGGAACAGAATGAGCATCGCCGTACTCGCGGAAAACGCCGATCCGATTGCGCCAATACAGAAAATGGCGGCTGCTATCATGACGACCTTTTTCCGGCCGAGCTTATCCATCAACGGGCCACTGATGGCCGATCCGATGATGGCACCGACGAGGATACCGCTTACAACAAGGCCCTCTGTGTATGAATTCAAGTGAAGGGCTTTCTTAATAAACAAGATTGCACCCGAGATGACACCGGTGTCATAGCCGAAAAGCAAACCGCCTAGGGCGCCGAAAAAATAAATCACGCTGTTGTTCATCTTGCGATTCATTTGTCTTCACTCCGCTTCGTCACTTTATCTTCTATATCACAGTGGAAACTGACTTTGATCGTTGAAATGGTTACGGTCACGCCTATTTAGAGACAAACCTCGTGAAGAGATTGTCCAATTTCACGTGTCGAATCATAGGCGTGGCTGAATACGCATACACGACATCCACCCGTTCAAAGCGTAGGACGGTTGCATCCGCTTCCTCACAACCTGAATGTCGGCCACACGATCCGCCCGGCGCACCGAGCGGCCGACATTTGGTCATCACGTACACAACAATTCCATTCCGTTTACCAAGTAGATAATTCACGAAAATGTGGCTTCAGAGACTCATACAAGGCGCCATACAATCGATACGCCTTCTCATATACCGAAACGTTGCGAGGCGTTGGTGCAATGACTTCATCCGTTCGAATCAGTGTGTCGCAGGCTGTTTGAACGTCCGTGAAACGCCCTGCGCCAACACCTGCTAAAATGGCAGCACCGAAAGCTGGTCCTTCGTTCGCCTCGACTGCACAAACGGACTGCTGGAATACGTCCGCTTGAATCGCTTTCCACAGTTCGCTGCGCGCTCCACCACCGGACACCCGAATCTGTTCAATGGGTAAATCCAGTGCGCGAATCAACTGGAGGCAATCTTGTAAACTAAACGTGACGCCTTCGAGAATGGCTCGAATGAAGTGCGCTCGCTGATGGCGACCAGTGATACCGAAGAACGTGCCGCGTGCGAGCGGATCGAGATGCGGGGTGCGTTCACCCATCAGGTACGGCAGATAGATCAGTCCGTCGCTGGTAGCTTCGACCTGCGCTGCCTCCATGCTTAATAGCTCGTAGGTATCACGTCCGATGAGTTTGGCTGTCGTCTGCTCCACTTGGGCGAACTCGTTGCGGAACCATTGCAGGGAGCCACCAGCTGCTTGCGTGACGCCCATCACGTGCCAAGCGCCCGGCACCGCGTGACAAAATGTGTGCAACCGGCCGGCTGGATCTTTCACAACCCCCTCGGCGTACGCAAACACGACGCCAGAGGTCCCGATGGTACTCGACACAATACCCGGGCGGACAATGCCATTTCCGACTGCACCCGCAGCTTGATCCCCTGCACCCGCAACCACCTTGGTGCCTAGCGCAAGCCCTGTCATTTCCGCTGCCGCTGCCGTTACACCGCCAGTGACCTCCACCGATTCAAAGACTTCCGGCAGCCAATCCATCGGGATCGACAAAGCGTCGCACATCTCCCTCGACCAGCGGCGATTCGCCACATCGAGCAACAAGGTTCCCGACGCGTCGGATACGTCTGACGCAAAAACGCCTGTCAACCGATATCGGATGTAGTCTTTTGGCAGCAATACTTTGTTGATCCGCGCATAATGCTCGGGTTCATGCTCTGCGACCCACAACAACTTCGTCGCCGTAAAATTGGTGAGCGGTGGATTGGCAACCAGGCGAATCGTCTCGTCCAGCCCCACCTCGCGTGTAATCCACTCACATTGCGCCTGTGTGCGTTGGTCACTCCAGAGAATCGCCGGCCGAATCACCTTGCCATCCCGGTCGAGGAGGACCAGACTATGCATTTGACCAGTCAGCCCGATGCCCGCGATAGAATCTGCAGACAGCCCCGAACCAGCTATGACGTCACGCACCGCCGAACAAGTGTTTTCCCACCAAACTTCCGGATCCTGTTCGACGTGCAGCGGCTTGTTCTGCTGATACCCATACTCTCTTGTTGCCTCAGCGAGCCTAGTTCCAGATTCGCTGATCAACACGACCTTGACGCCTGACGTGCCAACGTCGATCCCGATTAAACCTGTTTCGTGACGGTTTTGCATAGAAACGTCATTCCACTTCTAATAAGTATTGATTGAGCTTTGCGAGCAGCAATTCCTGACGTCCAGAAGTCGTTACGTCAAACTTCTTATCAACGATGTAGTCCTCGAGCGACTGTAAAGTTGCCTTGCCACTGACGATCTCTTGTCCAATGCCACTCCGATAGCTCTGATAGCGCTCCTCGATAAACGAATCGAATACTCTCTCCTCGATGAGCTTAGCGGCAACCTTAAGCCCGCGAGCGAAGCTGTCCATGCCGACGATGTGTCCGTAGAAGAGATCGATCGGTGTCATCGATGCACGGCGAACCTTTGCGTCGAAGTTCAAACCACCGGAGTGGAGACCACCATTCTTCAAAATTTGGTACATCGCAAGCGTCGCACTGTACAAATCGGTTGGGAACTCGTCCGTGTCCCAGCCCAGCAACGGATCGCCCTGGTTGGCGTCTACCGAGCCGAGCATCCCGTGGATCCGGCTGACGTACAGTTCGTGTTCAAACGTGTGCCCGGCGAGTGTCGCGTGGTTCGCTTCGAGATTGAGCTTAAATCGATCTTCGAACCCATATGTCTTCAAGAATGCGATAGCCGTTGCTGCATCAAAATCATACTGGTGTTTCGTCGGTTCTTTCGGCTTGGGCTCGATTAAAAACTGGCCCTTGAACCCGATCTCGTCCGCATAGTTGATAGCCATCTGGAACAGCCGCGCCAGATTGTCCATCTCGAGTTTCAGATCCGTGTTGAGCAAGGTTTCGTAACCTTCACGCCCACCCCAGAACACGTAGTTTTCCGCGCCAAGTTCAAGCGCCACCTCGAGGCCCTTCTTCACTTGCGCAGCCGCATATGCAAACACGTCGGCGTTCGGCGACGTCGCAGCACCATGTACAAAGCGAGGATTGGAGAACATGTTTTGCGTGTTCCACAACAGTTTTTTGCCGCTCGTTTGCATGTAGTCCTTCAACATGGAGACGATCACGTCCAAGTTTGCGTTCGTCTCACGCAATGTGTCTCCCTCTGGGGCGATGTCGCGATCGTGGAAGCAAAAGTACATCACGCCAAGTTTATCGAGAAACTCAAAAGTCGCCTCGACTCGCTTTTTGGCCAAATCCATTCCAGCGGACCCATCCCAAGGGCGAATCATGTTCGGTAGACCAAATGGATCGCTGCCGGACAACGTAAACGTGTGCCAGTAGCTGACTGCGAAGCGAAGGTGTTCTTCCATCGGTTTGCCAAGCACGACTTCGCTCGGGTTGTAATGTTTAAACGCCAGAGGGTTGGTAGATTTACGTCCTTCATACTGAATCCGCTTTACTTCCGGAAAATACGTCATAGTCATCACCTTTCAAAAAATTAGAACTGCACTCATGGTGCTGCGTTAGAGAGAAATTCGTGACGTCTTCATCAACGTTCATTAGTTTGTTTATTAAACATACAATTATATTAACAGGTCATGTGGCAAATGAAAATACAAAAACGAAAACATTTTCATTCCAGGTTCCGACATCTTATATGCGGCTGATAGCATCACCATCAAGCACGCCAACTGTTCGCTTGCGCGCTTGATGAGCGCG
This window encodes:
- a CDS encoding sugar porter family MFS transporter, which produces MNRKMNNSVIYFFGALGGLLFGYDTGVISGAILFIKKALHLNSYTEGLVVSGILVGAIIGSAISGPLMDKLGRKKVVMIAAAIFCIGAIGSAFSASTAMLILFRVVLGLAVGGASTMVPMYLSEMAPTEIRGALSSLNQLMIVIGILIAYIINYAFSGIDGWRWMLGLAFVPGAILFIGMLFLPESPRWLMKRGDESQARLVLTRLRNGVGVDQEIAEIKEANRKEHGGWSDLKARWVRPAIGVGIGLAVFQQFIGCNTVIYYAPTTFTEVGLGVSAAILGTIGIGSVEVIMTVVAIRLIDKVGRKPLLIIGNIGMSLSLIILGLVNSMAHGTAAAGWTTLVCLAAYISFFSISWGPVVWVMLSEIFPLSIRGAGMGIGAVFNWAANLVVSLTFPALLAKFGISALFISYGLVGVLSIIFVGKYVSETKGRSLEQIEMDLRNREQKGSKLRYQVSAKN
- the xylB gene encoding xylulokinase; amino-acid sequence: MQNRHETGLIGIDVGTSGVKVVLISESGTRLAEATREYGYQQNKPLHVEQDPEVWWENTCSAVRDVIAGSGLSADSIAGIGLTGQMHSLVLLDRDGKVIRPAILWSDQRTQAQCEWITREVGLDETIRLVANPPLTNFTATKLLWVAEHEPEHYARINKVLLPKDYIRYRLTGVFASDVSDASGTLLLDVANRRWSREMCDALSIPMDWLPEVFESVEVTGGVTAAAAEMTGLALGTKVVAGAGDQAAGAVGNGIVRPGIVSSTIGTSGVVFAYAEGVVKDPAGRLHTFCHAVPGAWHVMGVTQAAGGSLQWFRNEFAQVEQTTAKLIGRDTYELLSMEAAQVEATSDGLIYLPYLMGERTPHLDPLARGTFFGITGRHQRAHFIRAILEGVTFSLQDCLQLIRALDLPIEQIRVSGGGARSELWKAIQADVFQQSVCAVEANEGPAFGAAILAGVGAGRFTDVQTACDTLIRTDEVIAPTPRNVSVYEKAYRLYGALYESLKPHFRELSTW
- the xylA gene encoding xylose isomerase, whose amino-acid sequence is MTYFPEVKRIQYEGRKSTNPLAFKHYNPSEVVLGKPMEEHLRFAVSYWHTFTLSGSDPFGLPNMIRPWDGSAGMDLAKKRVEATFEFLDKLGVMYFCFHDRDIAPEGDTLRETNANLDVIVSMLKDYMQTSGKKLLWNTQNMFSNPRFVHGAATSPNADVFAYAAAQVKKGLEVALELGAENYVFWGGREGYETLLNTDLKLEMDNLARLFQMAINYADEIGFKGQFLIEPKPKEPTKHQYDFDAATAIAFLKTYGFEDRFKLNLEANHATLAGHTFEHELYVSRIHGMLGSVDANQGDPLLGWDTDEFPTDLYSATLAMYQILKNGGLHSGGLNFDAKVRRASMTPIDLFYGHIVGMDSFARGLKVAAKLIEERVFDSFIEERYQSYRSGIGQEIVSGKATLQSLEDYIVDKKFDVTTSGRQELLLAKLNQYLLEVE